The sequence GAATCCGATGAGTTTGCTCTTCCGGGGTTTCCTGATAGATGTCAATTCCGTACCTCACAACTGCACCCATTTGCAAGAGCTGCTGATGGTACGGACACATGGTCTACATATATGCAGCCACTTATTTCATATTCATTGCAGTCTCATGGATGGTTGTGTAACacagttgaggaatttgaaccTTTAGGATTGGAAATTCTGAGAAAATACATCAAACTTCCTGTTTGGACTATTGGTCCTCTTCTTCCCTCAGCTGCCTCTAAGAAATGTTCAGACTCCAATATTTTTAGACAGCGTACCGGTAAGAAGCACGGGATATCACCTGAAAAATGCATTGAATGGCTCAATCTTCATCATCCAGGTACAGTTCTTTATATTTCGTTTGGTTCACAGAACACTATCAGTGCCTCTCAAATGATGGAGTTAGCTCTAGGTTTGGAAGCTAGTGGAAAACCTTTCATTTGGGTGCTAAGGCCACCTCTTGGTTTCGACATAAAAGGTGAATTTAGAGAAGAATGGTTGCCAGAAGGGTTTGAAAAGCGAATGAATGAAAGCAAACAAGCGTTGTTGGTTCAAAACTGGGCACCCCAGTTGGACATTCTGTCACATGAATCAATTGGTGCATTTTTAAGCCACTGTGGCTGGAACTCAGTGTTGGAGAGCTTAAGCCAAGGTGTGCCTATTATAGGGTGGCCTATGGCAGCGGAACAGATTTACAATTCGAAGATGCTGGTGGAGGAGATGGGGGTGTGTGTGGAGTTGACATGGGGAGTGCAGAGAGAGATTGAAAGGAAGGAAGTGAAGAGGGTGATAGACTTGGTCATGAACAAGAACGAGGGCCAAGGCAAGGAGATGAAAAAGAAGGCTGCTGAGAATGGAAAGCGAATAAGGGCAGCAACAAAGGATCAAGAGGAGGGGTCTTCTGTCAAAGCATTGGATGAATTTGTAAGAACAATTTTAGCCCAGACGACATTGGAGTATCATAATCATAAAATATAGTTTAGATttgattagtttattttatatataggatCTACAGATCTTTTGTGTTAAACAATTTGTGTACAATAAGTATTACCATAAATGGTTtgcttcattttctttcctGTTATGTGAACCATCCTAAATTCCAGTGTAAGAATAAGAAGGGGGAAAAGAGTTCTAAATAAAatctgtatttttatttttgggtgttGAAACCGTGTTGATTTTattcaatgtaaaaaaataaatcttctcaatttaaaatgaaaatattctattttatgatttaaattttacttttatgtctAAGAGTATACAAaataacatgttatttgaaattttaaaaattacatgcTGTTAAATATACctataaaattgtaaaaattttaaaaattacatgtTAATGAAAGAAACTCTAGTCATATATAGAGAGCTACAACCTACAACATTGCTTAGATAGGTtgacaattatttatttatttatttttgtaattcgaTAGTTACTATAAGAGGGAAATTTGAACTCTTAATGTCCCCATTAGAAACACCAAGAAATGCCAACTGGTTAAGTTATAAGTTAATTAATAGTATTGTACTCTTTATGATTTTAAGTACTCTAAATTGTCTTagcgaagaaaaaaaaattcgaggactaaaaactatattaaaaaaaatgaaactatgTACAATTTAACATTATTATATGTCCTATAATTAATTACCTAGGTTTTTCCTGAATAAGGTTCCTAATAGAGATAGAAGAGAATTGTAAGGGGGTGTATGAGAATCGTAGGGAAATTGATTTAATTCGAGGTAGTCTCCCTCTATAGAGAAATattaagaaagagaagaaatgtttataagagagagagagagagagagaagaaatgcACTAAACAATCAATTGATTTATTCTTCAATGATATCTAATGTTAAATTACAATtatgtatttataggagactagATCTAATCTTATTGGCCCACGTGACTCAAGATAATTAGTTAGTTAATTCAATATGTGCTCTATGAATTAAGCtatggggggtaaaagaccggGAAGCCCATGTCAATGTTTACGTTGGGCCAAGGGCTCAGTCCAAGGAAAAACCCTTTCTCGACCATGGGAAGaaccctcctcggccatggatgtagccgaggacaaagggaGCAACCTGCTACTGGTAGTGACACTTTGGGTCATTCCACGGAACAGGAAATGTACTAAAACAGAAAAGAACAACAGAGAAAATAGAAATGTCTAAGGGAGAGGCtgtcattattgcattcagtgccttgtaCTTGATATAACTATGCTTTTTTGCCTTTAAAACCACTCTCAACCACTGGAGGGAagagctgatgggacaagtatcagcacaAGGAACCCAATTCAGgaggaaggaaactactataaaagaTGGTGGAGAGAGacagaaagggggggggggcgcTGAAACCCCTATCACACAAGAGGCACCAGAAAAAGCTCCTTGGACCGTGCTGAGGACCAACCCTCTTTGATAAACCCAGTTCATCTTAGCTTGATCGTGGAAAACATCATGTTAACtgttgtccatacactaaaacctagctctttgacccactctctacaaattcattgtagcGGGCTCACTGGTCTAGGgtcccatacatcttgggccgaaaaacgtgaccctacataAGCAATGTGTTAAATGAGCGATTAAACTaagattattttaattaattaaaattcaagaTTATTTTTAGGGATGAGTTGCAGTATGATCTTAGTCATTCATTGTTAATGATTGTGGATGAATGTTTATATGTaacccataaaaaatttgtaatatatataaatttttctttttctatttgacATATAAActactgtaatttttttttaaaaaaaatgagaagctGGTTAATTTATTGAATAGAAGAAAATAGTTCATCTTGAGCCAAAACGGTCTCAGTTATTCAGTGAACTTTTTATAACCAAACtacatcttctaaaaaaaaaactacataatCATAATTGTCTCAATCATTCAGATACTTCTTCTAACCGGAGTACATAATCAGATAAGCCTAGAGCATGCTTGATGGGTTGGCTTGTTCCCCTCCCTTTTCACATGTGGGAAACAAGTAAAAAGTTTGTGGCAAAAACTTGGATTCCTAGAGATTGAAGAAATTGTATATGGGTGTTGTGAGAAGGCTTGTCACGCGAAATTGATAATTAATATTAGGGTAAAGTAAAAGTTTTGTCCCTAATCTTTACATTGtttttcaatttggtccctatcatttcaaatgtgtcaatttaatccctACCTTTTTGGTATCGTGTTAAAATAGTCAATGCCATTAAGTAGTGGATGGAAAAAGCATAGCTAAcagtgatattaaaatttttttattttttattttatgccaTATTAGCTGCTTTGTAAGATGCCACAAGTccttaatttataaaataaaatatttagaattagtttattttcaaattttcaaaattttcttttctttttgtttgatttcttggtaaccaaacacaaagacacattataatttaataaacttaGAAAAAATAGAGGAAGCCCAATTAAACAGGACCCACACCCACTCATCAAAAATTCACCAAGAGGATTGATCTCCCCATAATATGCAAGTAATTCAAGTTGCCTAATGATGCAAATCATGATCTTCCAAATGCCAAGCAAATCAACTAAACATCATTGTCACATACTCTATCAACGACGTAACCCCCTGAATGTCCTCCTTCATGAACTTTAACAATGACCTATTTGCCCTCAACACCCCTCATATTCCAAGCAATCTCTCCCAAATTCACTCACACCCTCAGTGCCACCAATACTTTCCTTACACTTCTTCTTAGAGCTAAATTGCACGAAAGCCAAACCAAGCATGCATGTCATCTATGTACTCCACCGTAGCTTTCCACTAGGCATGTCTTCCCATTCCCACTATATGCTTTAGCTTTGGCGTCACCAAAGCCATGTAAGAGGAAGAAgaggtgagagaaaaaaagattagaGAAATTCATTTATTGTTTAGTGTTCCTCTACCAGAGGTTTTTTATGGCCAGAGAAATTATGAAATCCTTGGGAAAATGTGGGAAAATGATGGaaattgggttttgaattttgagtttCTAACCTATTTGGTTAccaagaaagcaaagaaaagaaaaagaaaacttgcaaatatgaaaataaactaattctaaaatattttatttttaaattaacgACACATGGCATCTTATAtggcataaaaataatattttaatctcaTTATTAGTCACATCAATTTTTTCCATCTACTACTTAACGGCAATGACTATTTTgacataatataaaaaaaggttaaggattaaattgaaatatttgaaaCATTAGTGACCAAATTGAAAAACAATGTAAAGGTTATAGACCAAACttgtaatttacccttattattatttttgtttggataaaacATGAAATTGCTAATTTAATATCTCTTACtctttattaaatatatatatatatatatatatatatatatataatactctttaacttaatgaaattttaaaaattaacatgtTTTGAGGAGTAGCAACTACGATCTCTTTAGGGTAATTATATAGTATTTCgagaatataataaatatatattctttccTTTCACATATTAATGATCAGtttcattaattaatttagggtAGGATTCACTTTTCTTATGAGGTCTTCTCAA is a genomic window of Quercus lobata isolate SW786 chromosome 2, ValleyOak3.0 Primary Assembly, whole genome shotgun sequence containing:
- the LOC115977962 gene encoding UDP-glycosyltransferase 92A1-like; the protein is MGSKTHEYIVMLPFLAQGHLIPFLALARQIHQRTGFTITIANTPLNIKYLRSTILSHDHDHDLHSNSSSDSNFIHLAELPFCSTQHGLPPNTENTENLSLKDIATLCHASMTLEAPFHSLVRDITDKEGKPPLCIISDVFFGWAVNVANSIGCASINFTTCGAYGTSAYISFWLNLPHRFSESDEFALPGFPDRCQFRTSQLHPFARAADGTDTWSTYMQPLISYSLQSHGWLCNTVEEFEPLGLEILRKYIKLPVWTIGPLLPSAASKKCSDSNIFRQRTGKKHGISPEKCIEWLNLHHPGTVLYISFGSQNTISASQMMELALGLEASGKPFIWVLRPPLGFDIKGEFREEWLPEGFEKRMNESKQALLVQNWAPQLDILSHESIGAFLSHCGWNSVLESLSQGVPIIGWPMAAEQIYNSKMLVEEMGVCVELTWGVQREIERKEVKRVIDLVMNKNEGQGKEMKKKAAENGKRIRAATKDQEEGSSVKALDEFVRTILAQTTLEYHNHKI